From Sodalis glossinidius str. 'morsitans', the proteins below share one genomic window:
- the tatA gene encoding twin-arginine translocase TatA/TatE family subunit, whose product MGGISITQLLIIASIVVVLFGTKKLRGLGSDLGASIKGFKKSMSEDDNTTSTSSDKSSQDADFTAPPIEPKANLACPDEAKNKDKEHV is encoded by the coding sequence ATGGGTGGTATTAGCATTACACAGTTACTGATCATTGCGTCTATCGTGGTGGTGTTGTTCGGCACCAAGAAACTGCGCGGCCTGGGATCGGATTTGGGCGCCTCGATTAAAGGCTTTAAAAAATCCATGAGCGAGGATGACAACACGACGTCGACATCGTCGGACAAGTCCTCTCAGGATGCCGATTTTACCGCGCCGCCCATTGAGCCGAAAGCCAACCTGGCATGTCCGGATGAAGCCAAAAATAAAGATAAAGAGCATGTATAA
- the tatC gene encoding Sec-independent protein translocase subunit TatC → MAVDDTQPLISHLIELRKRLLYCILSVLVVFLALIYFANDIYQLISAPLIKQLPVGASMIATDVASPFFTPIKLTIIVSVFVSAPLLLYQVWAFVAPALYKHERRLMMPLLFSSTLLFYAGMAFAYFVVFPLAFSFFAHTAPRGVLIATDINNYLDFVMALFMAFGVSFEVPVAIVLLCWSGVVTPEDLRKKRPYVLVGAFVIGMLLTPPDVFSQTLLAIPMYLLFEIGFFFARFYVGKGRKRDEERGRSRGDEPE, encoded by the coding sequence ATGGCCGTTGATGATACCCAACCTCTGATCAGTCACTTAATCGAACTGCGCAAGCGGCTACTTTATTGCATCCTTAGCGTGCTGGTGGTTTTTTTGGCGCTGATTTATTTTGCTAACGATATTTATCAGCTGATATCCGCACCGCTTATCAAACAGCTACCGGTGGGCGCCAGCATGATCGCGACGGATGTCGCGTCGCCGTTCTTCACGCCAATCAAGCTGACCATCATCGTCTCGGTATTTGTCTCCGCGCCGCTGTTGCTCTACCAGGTATGGGCGTTCGTTGCTCCCGCGCTGTACAAACATGAACGGCGGCTGATGATGCCGCTATTGTTCTCCAGCACGCTGCTGTTTTACGCCGGTATGGCTTTCGCCTATTTCGTCGTCTTCCCGCTGGCCTTCAGTTTCTTTGCCCACACCGCCCCGCGCGGCGTGCTTATCGCGACCGATATCAATAATTATCTCGATTTCGTCATGGCATTGTTTATGGCGTTCGGGGTGTCGTTTGAAGTGCCGGTGGCGATCGTACTGCTGTGCTGGAGCGGCGTGGTGACGCCGGAGGATCTGCGCAAAAAGCGGCCCTATGTGCTCGTCGGCGCCTTTGTCATTGGTATGCTGCTGACGCCGCCGGATGTGTTTTCCCAGACGCTATTGGCAATACCCATGTACCTGCTGTTTGAAATCGGCTTTTTCTTCGCCCGGTTCTATGTTGGTAAAGGGCGCAAACGTGATGAGGAAAGAGGAAGATCCCGAGGAGACGAGCCTGAGTAA
- the ubiE gene encoding bifunctional demethylmenaquinone methyltransferase/2-methoxy-6-polyprenyl-1,4-benzoquinol methylase UbiE translates to MADDDKRETTHFGYRTVAKDQKALMVADVFHSVAAKYDLMNDLMSFGIHRIWKRFTIQCSGVRPGQKVLDLAGGTGDMTAKFSRLVGEDGEVVLADINDSMLKVGLEKLRNRGILGNVSYVQANAEALPFPDDTFDCITISFGLRNVTEKEQALKSMYRVLKPGGRLLILEFSTPRFKPLKKAYDLYSFHVLPRIGEMVARDAGSYRYLAESIRMHPDQETLKSMMLDAGFDSAEYFNMTGGIVALHRGYKF, encoded by the coding sequence ATGGCAGATGACGACAAGCGTGAAACGACCCACTTCGGGTACCGCACCGTAGCGAAGGACCAGAAAGCGTTGATGGTGGCGGATGTCTTTCACTCCGTCGCGGCAAAATACGATTTGATGAATGACCTGATGTCCTTCGGTATTCACCGCATCTGGAAACGTTTCACTATCCAGTGCAGCGGCGTGCGCCCCGGGCAAAAAGTTCTGGATCTGGCAGGCGGCACCGGCGATATGACCGCCAAATTTTCACGTCTGGTGGGTGAAGACGGGGAGGTGGTGCTGGCGGACATCAACGACTCCATGCTGAAGGTGGGGCTTGAGAAGCTGCGTAATCGCGGCATTCTGGGCAATGTCAGCTATGTTCAGGCCAATGCTGAAGCGCTGCCGTTTCCGGATGATACCTTCGACTGTATTACCATTTCGTTTGGTCTGCGCAACGTGACCGAGAAAGAGCAGGCGTTAAAGTCTATGTACCGGGTGCTGAAACCCGGCGGGCGACTGCTGATTCTTGAGTTTTCCACCCCGCGTTTCAAGCCGCTTAAAAAAGCTTACGATCTCTACTCCTTCCACGTTCTGCCGCGCATCGGCGAAATGGTGGCCCGGGATGCTGGTAGCTATCGCTATCTGGCGGAGTCCATCCGCATGCATCCGGATCAGGAAACACTCAAATCGATGATGCTGGATGCCGGGTTCGACAGCGCCGAATATTTCAATATGACCGGCGGCATCGTGGCCCTGCACCGCGGTTATAAATTCTGA
- the udp gene encoding uridine phosphorylase translates to MERSDVFHLGLTFSDLAGATLAIVPGDPQRVEKIARLMTNPVHLATHREFTTWRAELEGKSVVVCSTGIGGPSTSIAVEELSQLGIRTFLRVGTTGAIQNAINVGDVLVTTAAVRLDGASQHFAPLAFPAVADFACTTALVQAAKQRGARLHVGVTASSDTFYPGQERYDTYSGGVVRQFKGSLQEWQGMGVMNYEMESATLLTMCATQGLRAGMVAGVIVNRLQQETPDVAALQQTESDAVTIVVEASRLLFTV, encoded by the coding sequence GTGGAGCGGTCTGACGTTTTCCATCTTGGCCTGACATTTTCCGACCTGGCAGGCGCTACGCTTGCCATCGTACCGGGCGATCCCCAACGGGTGGAAAAAATCGCCCGGTTGATGACCAATCCGGTACATTTGGCGACGCACCGTGAATTTACCACCTGGCGCGCGGAGCTGGAGGGCAAGTCGGTGGTTGTATGTTCTACCGGCATTGGCGGGCCTTCTACCTCTATCGCGGTGGAAGAACTGTCCCAGCTTGGCATCCGCACCTTTTTGCGGGTGGGTACTACCGGCGCCATCCAAAACGCCATCAATGTGGGCGATGTGCTGGTCACCACCGCCGCCGTGCGTCTGGACGGCGCCAGCCAGCACTTTGCGCCGCTGGCATTCCCGGCGGTAGCGGATTTTGCCTGCACCACCGCACTGGTGCAGGCGGCGAAACAGAGAGGCGCCCGGTTGCACGTGGGCGTCACCGCTTCCTCCGACACCTTTTATCCCGGCCAAGAGCGCTATGACACCTATTCTGGCGGGGTGGTGCGGCAGTTTAAAGGATCACTACAGGAATGGCAGGGTATGGGAGTGATGAATTACGAAATGGAATCCGCGACTTTATTGACCATGTGCGCGACGCAGGGGCTGCGTGCCGGTATGGTGGCGGGGGTTATCGTCAACCGCCTGCAGCAGGAAACGCCTGATGTGGCGGCATTGCAACAAACGGAAAGCGACGCCGTGACTATCGTCGTCGAGGCCTCCCGTCTGTTGTTTACCGTCTGA
- the ubiJ gene encoding ubiquinone biosynthesis protein UbiJ, which produces MLLMPLISATLEVVLERLLYQDRAMSAARERLKGKVLRFELAEWETPVILVFGERQVDVLNAWDGAADCTVRTRLATLPALRERQQLTQLIKQGFLDVEGDLQCLQQFAALLDMAEFDGAELLAPWIGDIAAESVSRTVARWLTSTPRLLRTGQGRVMQAITDEWRLAPSALEQAWFCGEVDEVTRAGENLAARLEKLEASR; this is translated from the coding sequence ATGTTGCTGATGCCGTTGATAAGCGCAACGCTGGAAGTCGTGCTTGAACGCCTGCTTTATCAAGATCGCGCTATGTCCGCCGCCCGTGAGCGCCTGAAAGGTAAAGTTTTGCGGTTTGAATTGGCCGAATGGGAGACGCCGGTTATTCTGGTATTCGGCGAGCGTCAGGTGGATGTGCTCAACGCCTGGGATGGCGCGGCTGATTGCACGGTGCGCACCCGTCTTGCCACATTGCCGGCGCTGCGGGAACGTCAGCAGTTGACGCAGCTGATTAAGCAAGGCTTCCTAGACGTAGAGGGCGATCTCCAGTGCCTGCAGCAATTCGCCGCGCTGCTGGATATGGCTGAATTCGATGGGGCTGAACTGCTGGCCCCCTGGATAGGCGATATCGCCGCTGAAAGCGTCAGTCGAACGGTCGCGCGCTGGCTGACCAGCACGCCGCGGTTGTTGCGCACCGGCCAAGGGCGGGTGATGCAGGCAATAACTGATGAATGGCGCCTGGCGCCCTCGGCCCTGGAACAGGCGTGGTTTTGCGGCGAAGTGGATGAGGTCACCCGGGCCGGCGAGAATCTGGCGGCCCGCCTGGAAAAATTGGAGGCCAGCAGATGA
- the ubiB gene encoding ubiquinone biosynthesis regulatory protein kinase UbiB: protein MIFGELRRLYLIIGVMLSYGLDELIPKTRLTLPLRLGRNLLFWMPNNHAQRMLGERLRLALQELGPVWIKFGQMLSTRRDLFPPAIADQLAMLQDRVQPFDGALARAHIERSMGQPLETWFDDFQQEPLASASIAQVHTARLKNGQEVVIKVIRPDILPMIKADMRLMYRLASWVPHLLPDGRRLRPVEVVLEYEKTLLDELNLLREAANAIQLRRNFDGSPMLYIPEVYPDYCSETMMVMERIYGVPVNDVAALEKQGTNMKLLAERGVQVFFTQVFRDSFFHGDMHPGNIFVSFEHPENPQYIGIDCGIVGSLNKEDKRYLAENFIAFFNRDYRKVAELHVDSGWVPPDTNVEDFEFAIRTVCEPIFEKPLAEISFGHVLLNLFNTARRFNMEVQPQLVLLQKTLLYIEGVGRQLYPQLDLWKTAKPFLEEWIKDQMGLPAILRALKEKAPYWAEKLPELPELVYDGFKQHRLLQKSVDRLTVEMRVHHVRQSQSRFLFGIGATLLLIGTFLMTQGADEGSLPAWLMAAGTVSWIIGWKRTA, encoded by the coding sequence ATGATATTCGGAGAGCTCCGCCGCCTCTATCTGATTATTGGTGTCATGCTCAGCTACGGCCTGGATGAGCTTATCCCGAAAACGCGGTTGACTCTGCCGCTGCGGCTGGGACGCAATTTGCTGTTCTGGATGCCGAACAACCATGCACAACGCATGCTGGGCGAACGTTTACGCCTGGCGTTGCAGGAACTGGGTCCGGTATGGATCAAGTTCGGCCAGATGCTTTCGACCCGCCGCGATCTGTTTCCGCCGGCCATCGCCGATCAGCTGGCGATGCTGCAAGACCGGGTGCAGCCCTTTGACGGCGCCCTGGCGCGCGCGCATATCGAGCGTTCCATGGGGCAGCCGCTGGAAACCTGGTTCGACGATTTTCAGCAGGAACCGCTGGCTTCCGCCTCGATTGCGCAGGTGCATACTGCCCGGCTAAAAAACGGCCAAGAGGTGGTGATCAAAGTGATCCGCCCGGATATCTTGCCGATGATCAAAGCCGATATGCGTCTGATGTACCGGCTGGCCAGCTGGGTGCCGCATCTGCTGCCGGACGGTCGACGTCTGCGGCCGGTCGAGGTCGTGCTGGAATATGAAAAGACGCTGCTCGATGAACTCAATTTGCTGCGTGAAGCGGCCAATGCCATCCAGTTGCGACGTAATTTTGACGGTAGCCCGATGCTGTATATCCCGGAGGTCTACCCGGACTACTGCAGTGAAACCATGATGGTGATGGAGCGCATCTATGGCGTACCGGTCAATGATGTGGCCGCGCTGGAGAAGCAGGGCACCAATATGAAGCTGCTGGCGGAGCGCGGGGTACAGGTCTTTTTTACCCAGGTTTTCCGTGATAGTTTTTTTCACGGCGATATGCACCCTGGCAACATTTTCGTCAGTTTTGAACATCCCGAGAACCCGCAGTATATCGGTATCGACTGTGGTATTGTCGGATCGCTTAATAAAGAAGATAAGCGCTATCTGGCGGAAAATTTTATCGCTTTTTTCAACCGCGATTACCGCAAGGTAGCGGAGCTGCACGTGGACTCCGGCTGGGTGCCGCCGGATACCAATGTCGAAGATTTCGAGTTTGCTATTCGCACCGTCTGCGAGCCTATTTTTGAAAAGCCGCTGGCGGAAATTTCCTTTGGCCACGTACTATTGAATCTTTTTAATACCGCGCGGCGGTTTAATATGGAAGTGCAACCGCAGCTGGTATTACTGCAAAAAACGCTACTGTATATTGAAGGCGTCGGGCGCCAGCTTTATCCTCAGCTGGATTTATGGAAAACGGCCAAGCCTTTTCTGGAAGAATGGATCAAGGATCAGATGGGTCTGCCGGCCATTCTGCGCGCGCTTAAGGAAAAGGCGCCCTATTGGGCGGAAAAGTTGCCCGAGTTGCCCGAACTTGTTTACGACGGCTTCAAGCAACATCGCCTGTTGCAGAAAAGCGTCGATCGCTTGACGGTGGAAATGCGGGTTCATCACGTGCGCCAAAGCCAATCCCGTTTTCTGTTCGGCATTGGCGCCACGCTGCTGCTCATTGGCACGTTTTTAATGACGCAAGGCGCTGACGAAGGATCCCTGCCGGCCTGGCTTATGGCCGCCGGTACCGTCAGTTGGATTATCGGCTGGAAACGCACTGCGTAG
- the rmuC gene encoding DNA recombination protein RmuC — translation MDYSLFYGIGGALIGVGVGWLIAGTRLHQRHLAQEAERVSLEQGLQAARQALADEQNIRRQAELATREGECEQRDLFGRLAAAEARLTSLAHFRQECEQLNQELRAQREINSSQKAELREVAIRLEETRLGAEEKQRLLMNSEQRLSAQFENLANRIFEHSGRKVDEQNRQSLDRLLMPLREQLEGFRRQVQDSFGQEARERHTLAHEIRNLQQLNAQMAQEAVNLTRALKGDNKAQGNWGEVVLSRVLEASGLREGHEFETQISIQQGDGRRLQPDVVVRLPQGKDVVIDAKMSLVAYERYFNSDNDAERQLALAEHVNSLRAHMKLLGRKDYQQLPGLRSLDYVLMFVPIEPAFMVAISRQPELISEALAHNIMLVSPTTLLVALRTINNLWRYEHQSRNAQHIAERAARLYDKLRLFVDDINAIGQSLDKAQASYRLAKNKLSDGRGNIIGQAEGFRALGVEIKRPIASAPGVHVPFADRPGEATAAVTDLPTAGAPQQEEERDSPTDGARDGSGPSRQPREECPLRE, via the coding sequence ATGGATTACAGCCTGTTTTACGGTATCGGCGGCGCACTCATTGGCGTGGGGGTTGGTTGGCTCATTGCTGGCACCCGTCTGCATCAGCGGCATTTGGCGCAGGAAGCGGAACGGGTCAGTCTCGAGCAGGGGCTGCAGGCGGCGCGTCAGGCGCTCGCCGACGAACAAAACATTCGCCGGCAGGCCGAACTTGCGACGCGAGAGGGCGAATGCGAGCAGCGTGATCTGTTCGGCCGGTTGGCCGCCGCCGAGGCGCGGTTGACCTCTCTTGCCCATTTTCGCCAGGAGTGCGAGCAGCTGAATCAAGAGCTGCGGGCACAGAGGGAAATTAACAGCAGCCAGAAGGCGGAACTGCGTGAAGTCGCTATCCGTCTTGAGGAAACCCGGCTGGGGGCAGAAGAGAAGCAACGCCTGTTAATGAACAGCGAGCAACGCTTGTCGGCGCAGTTTGAAAATCTGGCCAACCGCATCTTTGAGCACAGCGGACGCAAGGTAGACGAGCAAAATCGGCAGAGCCTTGACCGGCTGCTGATGCCGCTGCGCGAACAACTGGAGGGCTTTCGCCGCCAGGTGCAGGACAGTTTTGGCCAGGAGGCGCGTGAACGCCACACGCTGGCCCATGAAATCCGCAATTTACAGCAGCTCAATGCCCAGATGGCCCAAGAGGCCGTCAATCTGACCCGCGCGCTCAAGGGAGATAACAAGGCGCAGGGAAATTGGGGCGAAGTAGTGCTTAGCAGGGTGCTGGAAGCGTCAGGGCTGCGTGAAGGTCATGAGTTCGAGACCCAGATCAGCATTCAGCAAGGCGACGGTCGACGTCTTCAGCCCGATGTGGTGGTGCGGCTGCCGCAGGGTAAAGATGTGGTCATTGACGCGAAAATGTCGCTGGTGGCCTATGAACGTTATTTTAACAGCGATAATGATGCTGAACGCCAGTTGGCGCTCGCCGAGCATGTCAATTCGCTACGCGCCCATATGAAATTGCTGGGACGTAAAGATTATCAGCAATTGCCGGGATTACGCTCGCTGGATTATGTGCTGATGTTTGTGCCGATAGAGCCGGCCTTTATGGTGGCGATTAGCCGGCAGCCGGAGCTGATAAGCGAAGCGCTGGCGCACAATATTATGTTGGTCAGTCCCACCACGCTGTTGGTTGCGCTACGCACTATCAATAACCTGTGGCGTTACGAGCATCAAAGCCGCAATGCTCAGCATATCGCCGAACGCGCGGCGCGCCTGTATGATAAATTGCGGCTGTTTGTCGATGATATTAATGCTATCGGCCAAAGCCTTGATAAAGCGCAAGCCAGCTACCGGCTGGCGAAGAATAAATTGTCCGACGGGCGTGGTAATATTATCGGCCAGGCTGAAGGGTTCCGCGCCCTGGGCGTAGAAATTAAACGGCCCATTGCTTCAGCGCCGGGCGTCCATGTTCCGTTTGCCGATCGCCCCGGCGAGGCGACGGCGGCGGTGACTGACCTGCCGACAGCGGGTGCGCCACAGCAGGAGGAAGAACGCGATTCACCGACGGATGGGGCACGGGACGGGTCTGGTCCGTCACGGCAGCCGCGTGAGGAATGCCCGCTGCGGGAGTAA
- a CDS encoding primase-like DNA-binding domain-containing protein: protein MLQRDSSEALAVKNINDTLYSFCEHLKALENANGIYMGNNRIPSDPRVYLYHAYLTYLEACRHQRPLTLTTFGRDCPSC, encoded by the coding sequence GTGCTGCAACGGGATTCCAGCGAGGCGTTGGCGGTTAAAAATATCAACGACACGCTCTACAGCTTCTGCGAGCACCTGAAAGCGTTGGAAAACGCCAATGGGATATATATGGGGAATAACCGTATCCCGTCAGACCCCAGAGTATACCTCTACCATGCGTATCTGACCTATCTGGAGGCTTGCAGACACCAGCGCCCGTTGACGCTGACCACCTTTGGACGGGACTGCCCATCGTGCTGA
- the rfaH gene encoding transcription/translation regulatory transformer protein RfaH, whose amino-acid sequence MEAWYLLYCKRGQLLRAKEHLERQAVACLTPMVTLEKIIRGKRTETCEPLFPNYLFIEFDPETIHTTTISATRGVSHFVRFGSLPVIIPSAVINDLREHSFDNVTDPETPLSGDKVLITTGVFEGLQAIYTEPDGEARSMLLLNLLNKQVYQSLDNRLFQKMQ is encoded by the coding sequence ATGGAAGCTTGGTATTTATTGTATTGTAAACGCGGGCAATTACTGCGAGCTAAAGAACATCTGGAACGGCAGGCCGTTGCCTGTTTGACGCCGATGGTCACCCTGGAGAAAATCATCCGGGGCAAGCGCACAGAAACCTGCGAGCCACTGTTTCCAAACTATCTGTTTATCGAGTTCGATCCGGAAACGATCCATACGACCACCATCAGCGCAACCCGCGGTGTAAGCCACTTTGTCCGCTTCGGCAGCTTACCGGTAATTATCCCTTCCGCAGTCATTAACGATCTGCGCGAGCATAGTTTTGACAACGTGACCGATCCTGAGACGCCTTTATCCGGCGATAAGGTATTGATCACCACCGGAGTATTTGAGGGGCTGCAGGCCATTTACACCGAACCCGACGGCGAGGCGCGCTCTATGCTGTTGCTGAATCTATTGAACAAACAGGTCTATCAAAGCCTGGATAATCGTCTGTTTCAGAAAATGCAGTAG
- the tatB gene encoding Sec-independent protein translocase protein TatB — MFDIGFGELMLLFVIGLVVLGPERLPVAVRTVTGWIRAIRSMASTVQNELTQELKLQELQDSLKKVEEASKNNLSPELKASMEELREAAESMKKYFKGINSAALDPTEPHTIHNPLVTDPEALHDGVTPAEGDRQAEAPLMAPSVKASAPADSVANPGEPIAAAAIGQPAAASVDAASTSPSAKVSAPADSAANLATQAATPAAPAPAPEEPGRAATATGPASSTSPLNNDR; from the coding sequence GTGTTCGATATTGGATTTGGTGAGCTTATGCTGTTATTCGTTATCGGACTGGTGGTGCTGGGTCCGGAACGGCTGCCGGTTGCGGTCAGGACGGTGACAGGGTGGATCAGGGCAATACGATCTATGGCGTCGACGGTGCAGAACGAATTAACGCAGGAGCTTAAGCTGCAAGAGTTGCAGGACAGCCTGAAAAAAGTCGAAGAGGCCAGTAAAAACAATCTGTCGCCGGAGCTGAAAGCTTCTATGGAGGAGCTGCGTGAGGCGGCGGAGTCCATGAAGAAATATTTCAAGGGTATCAATAGCGCAGCACTGGACCCGACTGAACCGCATACCATTCATAACCCGCTGGTCACCGATCCGGAGGCGTTGCATGACGGCGTGACGCCGGCGGAGGGCGATCGTCAGGCTGAAGCGCCGCTAATGGCGCCAAGCGTCAAGGCTTCTGCGCCGGCCGATTCGGTCGCTAATCCGGGTGAGCCGATTGCAGCCGCTGCTATCGGCCAGCCGGCTGCCGCAAGCGTTGATGCTGCTTCGACCTCGCCGAGCGCCAAAGTATCCGCGCCGGCTGATTCCGCCGCAAACCTGGCCACGCAGGCTGCGACGCCCGCCGCGCCGGCGCCGGCACCAGAAGAACCCGGCAGAGCGGCAACCGCCACGGGGCCGGCTTCGTCCACTTCTCCACTGAATAATGATCGCTAG
- the fre gene encoding NAD(P)H-flavin reductase, translating to MTTLTCKVSSVDAITDTVYRVRLAPEAAFHFRAGQYLMVVMDERDKRPFSLASTPMETTFIELHIGASELNLYAMAVMDRILKEREITVEVPQGEAWLRDNTDRPIVLIAGGTGFSYARSILLTVLARQPERKVAIYWGGRERDHLYDLDGLEALTLLHPQLSVVPVVEQPDEYWQGRSGTVLMAVMQDYGSLEPYDIYIAGRFEMAKIARERFCAERSAVVERIFGDAFAFI from the coding sequence ATGACAACATTGACCTGTAAGGTCTCTTCCGTGGATGCCATTACTGATACTGTTTACCGCGTACGGCTGGCACCGGAAGCGGCTTTCCACTTCCGCGCCGGTCAGTACCTGATGGTGGTAATGGATGAACGTGATAAACGGCCTTTTTCCCTGGCGTCGACGCCCATGGAAACGACGTTTATCGAGCTGCATATCGGCGCTTCCGAACTCAATCTGTATGCGATGGCGGTCATGGACCGTATCCTGAAAGAAAGGGAAATCACCGTCGAAGTCCCGCAAGGCGAAGCCTGGTTACGTGACAATACCGACCGGCCGATCGTGCTGATCGCCGGTGGCACCGGCTTCTCTTACGCACGTTCTATTTTATTGACGGTGCTGGCGCGCCAGCCCGAGCGAAAAGTGGCGATATACTGGGGGGGACGGGAGCGAGATCATCTGTATGATTTAGACGGGCTGGAAGCGCTTACCCTACTGCATCCGCAATTGTCTGTGGTACCGGTTGTGGAACAGCCTGATGAGTACTGGCAGGGTCGTTCCGGCACAGTGCTGATGGCGGTGATGCAGGACTATGGCTCTCTGGAACCCTACGATATTTATATCGCGGGGCGCTTTGAAATGGCGAAAATCGCCCGTGAACGTTTCTGCGCCGAGCGCAGCGCCGTGGTCGAACGCATTTTTGGTGACGCTTTCGCTTTTATCTAA
- the ubiD gene encoding 4-hydroxy-3-polyprenylbenzoate decarboxylase, with protein MKYRDLRDFLALLEQRGELKRISLPIDPYLEMTEIADRTLRAGGPALLFENPKGYTMPVLCNLFGTPERVALGMGQESVNALRDVGKLLAFLKEPEPPKGFRDLLDKAPQFRQVLHMPTKRLNSAPCQEQIWQGEDVDLGRIPIMHCWPGDAAPLITWGLTVTRGPHKERQNLGIYRQQVLGKNKVIMRWLSHRGGALDFQEWTQQNPGQRFPVAVALGADPATILAAVTPVPDTLSEYAFAGLLRGSKTKVVKCASCDLDVPASAEIVLEGYLETGETATEGPYGDHTGYYNETDSFPVFTITHITQRRDALYHSTYTGRPPDEPAVMGEALNEVFVPILQKQFPEIVDFYLPPEGCSYRLAVVTIKKQYAGHAKRVMMGVWSFLRQFMYTKFVIVCDDDINARNWKDVIWAMTTRMDPARDTVLMENTPIDYLDFASPVSGLGSKMGMDATNKWPGETQREWGTPIEMDRTVRARVDAIWDQLAILNNGHES; from the coding sequence ATGAAATACCGTGACTTGCGCGACTTCCTCGCCCTGCTGGAGCAGCGAGGAGAATTAAAACGAATCAGCTTGCCCATCGATCCCTATCTGGAAATGACGGAGATTGCCGACCGCACGCTGCGCGCCGGCGGTCCGGCACTTCTGTTTGAAAACCCGAAAGGGTACACCATGCCGGTGCTGTGCAACCTGTTCGGCACCCCTGAACGGGTGGCGCTCGGTATGGGTCAGGAGAGCGTTAACGCTTTGCGCGATGTGGGCAAATTGCTGGCGTTTTTAAAAGAGCCGGAGCCGCCTAAGGGCTTTCGCGATTTGCTGGACAAGGCTCCCCAATTTCGCCAGGTGCTGCATATGCCGACCAAACGGCTGAACTCTGCGCCTTGCCAGGAACAGATCTGGCAGGGGGAGGATGTGGATCTCGGCCGTATTCCGATCATGCACTGTTGGCCCGGCGACGCCGCGCCGCTTATCACCTGGGGGCTTACGGTCACCCGCGGGCCGCACAAGGAACGGCAAAATCTTGGTATCTATCGCCAGCAGGTATTAGGCAAAAATAAAGTGATTATGCGCTGGCTCTCGCACCGCGGCGGGGCGCTGGATTTCCAGGAATGGACGCAGCAAAATCCTGGTCAACGCTTTCCGGTCGCGGTTGCACTCGGTGCCGACCCGGCGACGATCCTGGCCGCGGTAACGCCGGTGCCTGATACGCTCTCCGAATACGCTTTCGCAGGCCTGCTGCGCGGCAGCAAAACCAAGGTGGTCAAGTGTGCGTCCTGCGATTTGGACGTACCGGCCAGCGCCGAAATCGTGCTGGAAGGTTACCTGGAGACGGGCGAAACGGCGACGGAAGGACCGTATGGCGATCATACCGGCTATTACAATGAAACCGATAGCTTCCCGGTTTTTACCATCACCCATATTACGCAGCGGCGCGATGCGCTGTACCACTCAACTTATACCGGTCGCCCGCCCGATGAACCGGCGGTAATGGGCGAAGCGCTTAATGAAGTCTTCGTACCTATTTTGCAAAAACAGTTCCCGGAAATCGTGGATTTCTATTTGCCGCCGGAAGGGTGTTCCTATCGTCTGGCGGTGGTCACCATCAAAAAACAATATGCCGGTCATGCCAAGCGGGTGATGATGGGCGTCTGGTCTTTCCTGCGTCAATTCATGTATACCAAATTTGTCATCGTATGCGATGATGATATTAATGCACGTAATTGGAAAGACGTGATTTGGGCGATGACCACCCGAATGGATCCAGCACGCGATACGGTCTTGATGGAAAATACGCCGATAGATTATCTTGATTTCGCTTCGCCGGTTTCCGGACTAGGCTCGAAAATGGGCATGGACGCGACAAATAAATGGCCGGGAGAAACGCAGCGCGAATGGGGCACGCCGATTGAAATGGATCGGACGGTACGCGCGCGCGTTGACGCTATCTGGGACCAACTGGCTATCCTGAACAATGGTCACGAGTCGTAA